A stretch of Cytophagales bacterium DNA encodes these proteins:
- a CDS encoding fructosamine kinase family protein — MREEVLRSFAGTILCQYLGKSTSILQVQRLTGGCINESYKIVSRAGDFFLKHNQAKFEIQFKKEADSLSILRETGTLDVPEVLQIGTHENRAYLLMEFIQPKPVSHEFWEKLGANLAKLHRTTPANQKFGLTFDNYIGELPQKNDFKTDWIEFFIENRLEPQATLARDNQLISDDFLKRFHKFYNELPALLPEEPPSLIHGDLWSGNFLSGPNGQAVLIDPAIYFGNREIELAFTHLFGGFSPEFYASYQRTWPLAPGFQERVEIHNLYPLLVHVNLFGTSYLTGVEKVIRKYT, encoded by the coding sequence ATGCGTGAGGAAGTACTTAGGTCTTTTGCAGGTACCATTCTTTGTCAATACCTGGGAAAAAGTACTTCCATCCTTCAAGTACAGCGGCTGACCGGTGGATGCATCAATGAATCCTACAAAATAGTTTCTCGAGCAGGTGACTTCTTCCTGAAGCACAATCAGGCCAAATTCGAAATTCAGTTCAAAAAAGAAGCTGATTCACTCAGCATACTGCGAGAGACAGGCACACTTGATGTTCCTGAAGTACTGCAAATTGGGACACATGAAAACCGGGCATACCTGCTAATGGAGTTCATCCAGCCAAAACCCGTAAGCCATGAGTTCTGGGAAAAGTTGGGGGCAAACCTGGCCAAACTTCATCGGACTACCCCCGCCAATCAAAAGTTCGGCCTGACCTTTGATAATTACATTGGAGAACTGCCTCAAAAAAATGATTTTAAGACTGATTGGATCGAATTCTTCATTGAAAATCGTTTGGAGCCTCAAGCCACGTTGGCTCGTGATAATCAACTCATCTCTGATGATTTCCTCAAGCGTTTCCACAAGTTTTATAACGAACTACCAGCATTACTCCCTGAAGAACCTCCTTCCTTGATCCATGGTGACCTTTGGAGTGGAAACTTTTTGAGCGGACCAAATGGGCAAGCAGTACTCATTGATCCTGCTATTTACTTTGGCAACCGGGAAATCGAACTAGCTTTTACCCATCTGTTCGGAGGCTTTTCTCCGGAGTTTTACGCAAGCTACCAGCGCACCTGGCCACTGGCACCTGGATTTCAGGAACGTGTTGAAATTCACAACCTCTATCCGTTACTGGTACACGTCAATCTGTTTGGCACCTCTTATTTGACAGGTGTTGAAAAAGTGATCAGGAAATATACCTAA
- a CDS encoding DUF6588 family protein, giving the protein MKKLLIILSFVSISFSGFSQIDLGTFLEGGVDDANTLLRGYMEPAFVGFGYGLNSGWYNTAKPHKLFGFDITATVNMAYVPDASRFFTFNDASYNNVRLSNPSDNQLPTIFGPNLDADEIPELTFLDPDDGSQVLRITSPTGLGIDETSLPNAVPSGMIQLGIGLVKNTELKLRFVPEQTIGDPGEEFKFNVFGIGVMHDFKQWIPGMKLLPFDLSAFIGYTSIKSSFAIDADNPDQMGELNVSGTTFQAVISKKLALLTVYGGVGFISSNTDFALRGSYDIQSGSAPLVDPVSFDFSSSGARANIGARLKLLVLTLHGEYAIQEYNTLTLGVGISVR; this is encoded by the coding sequence ATGAAAAAATTATTAATAATACTTTCTTTCGTTTCTATCTCCTTTTCAGGTTTTAGTCAAATTGACCTGGGTACTTTTTTGGAAGGTGGAGTTGACGATGCAAACACGTTGCTTAGAGGTTATATGGAGCCTGCCTTTGTAGGTTTTGGTTATGGCCTTAATAGTGGCTGGTACAATACTGCCAAGCCTCACAAATTATTCGGATTCGATATCACAGCCACAGTAAACATGGCGTATGTCCCTGATGCATCACGATTTTTTACCTTTAATGATGCGAGTTACAATAACGTACGGTTATCCAATCCATCGGACAATCAACTGCCGACCATTTTCGGACCTAATCTGGACGCTGACGAAATTCCAGAACTGACCTTTCTGGATCCTGATGATGGGTCGCAAGTACTTCGTATCACCTCTCCTACTGGATTAGGAATTGATGAGACTAGCTTACCTAATGCTGTCCCTTCAGGAATGATCCAATTAGGCATAGGTTTGGTCAAAAACACGGAATTAAAATTGCGATTCGTTCCCGAACAAACCATTGGTGATCCAGGAGAGGAATTCAAATTCAATGTATTTGGTATTGGTGTAATGCATGATTTCAAGCAGTGGATCCCCGGCATGAAGCTTCTACCATTCGACTTGTCTGCTTTCATCGGTTATACGAGCATCAAATCTTCCTTCGCTATTGATGCGGACAATCCTGATCAGATGGGTGAATTGAACGTGAGCGGAACTACCTTCCAGGCGGTGATCTCTAAAAAGCTTGCTTTACTTACTGTTTATGGCGGCGTAGGATTCATCAGCTCCAATACGGATTTCGCCTTGAGAGGATCTTATGACATTCAGTCAGGAAGTGCCCCATTGGTTGATCCGGTAAGTTTTGATTTCAGCTCAAGTGGAGCAAGAGCCAACATTGGTGCTCGATTAAAGTTATTGGTATTGACCCTTCATGGAGAATATGCTATCCAGGAATACAACACATTGACACTTGGCGTAGGAATTAGTGTTCGTTAA
- a CDS encoding low molecular weight protein-tyrosine-phosphatase — protein sequence MKILFVCLGNICRSPMAEAIFQHKIEEFGWENKVETDSAGTAAYHIGERPDHRTLQVLESNNIFTSHRARQVSANDDEEFDHIIAMDSSNQADLKQKFRTTNILMMRDYDEGHAGAAVPDPYYGDLSDFEEVYQILDRSIDAFIQREIKPFFHAS from the coding sequence ATGAAGATTTTATTTGTATGTCTTGGAAATATATGTAGATCGCCCATGGCCGAAGCCATTTTCCAGCATAAGATCGAAGAGTTTGGGTGGGAAAATAAGGTGGAAACAGACTCTGCCGGGACAGCCGCCTACCATATCGGAGAAAGACCAGATCACCGAACTCTTCAGGTACTTGAATCCAACAACATCTTCACCAGCCATCGGGCACGACAAGTTTCAGCTAATGATGACGAGGAATTCGATCATATCATAGCGATGGACAGTTCCAATCAAGCTGATCTCAAACAGAAATTCCGCACGACTAACATCCTGATGATGCGGGATTATGATGAAGGGCACGCCGGTGCTGCCGTACCCGATCCATATTACGGAGACCTGTCTGATTTCGAGGAGGTTTATCAGATCCTGGACCGCTCGATCGACGCTTTTATCCAGCGCGAAATCAAACCTTTCTTTCATGCTAGCTAA
- a CDS encoding glycosyltransferase, with product MAKDNTSLPKVSVICLCYNHAAFVRSSILSVLNQTYPNIEVIIINDASPDNSTDVIQGILKDHPEILFLDLPQNIGNCKAFNQGLKKATGKYIIDLSCDDELKADRITKQVAAFERLPNDYGVLYSDATYIDEQGKPLGDHFSSFSPTKGEVYAELVRRYFIAPPTMMIRKEVLMELGGYNEALAYEDFDFWVRSARNWKYDFVNEPLTRIRKTSGSLSSKFHVRDSPLIDSTLTVCKKIKALNQNEAEDIALAERIQYELKIACLTGSRSAAKEFYELLSSIQPPDLASRFWLLFSRLRWNVFALLRGIRRG from the coding sequence ATGGCTAAGGATAACACTTCTTTACCAAAAGTCAGTGTCATCTGTTTGTGTTACAACCACGCAGCTTTTGTACGAAGTAGCATACTTTCGGTACTGAATCAAACTTATCCCAATATTGAGGTCATCATTATCAATGATGCTAGTCCTGATAATAGCACTGACGTAATACAAGGAATATTAAAAGATCATCCTGAGATTCTATTTCTGGACCTTCCTCAAAATATTGGAAATTGCAAAGCTTTTAATCAGGGATTGAAAAAAGCAACTGGCAAATACATCATCGACCTCTCTTGTGATGATGAACTTAAAGCGGACCGCATTACAAAACAGGTCGCAGCTTTTGAAAGGCTTCCGAATGATTATGGGGTACTTTATTCGGATGCCACCTACATCGATGAGCAGGGAAAACCTTTAGGCGATCATTTTAGTAGCTTTTCTCCCACAAAGGGGGAAGTATATGCCGAACTGGTTCGTCGATATTTTATCGCGCCACCTACCATGATGATCCGAAAGGAGGTCTTAATGGAATTGGGGGGGTATAATGAAGCCCTGGCCTATGAAGATTTTGATTTTTGGGTGCGTTCAGCAAGGAACTGGAAATACGATTTTGTTAACGAACCGCTCACCCGGATCAGAAAAACAAGCGGATCGCTTTCTTCTAAATTCCATGTCCGTGATAGCCCTTTGATCGATTCTACTTTAACGGTGTGCAAAAAGATCAAAGCCCTCAATCAAAACGAAGCTGAAGATATCGCACTTGCGGAACGCATACAATACGAGTTGAAAATCGCGTGCCTTACCGGAAGCCGTAGCGCTGCCAAGGAGTTTTATGAGCTTCTAAGTTCAATACAGCCGCCCGATTTGGCTTCCAGGTTTTGGTTGCTGTTCAGTCGGTTGCGGTGGAATGTTTTTGCTTTGTTGAGGGGTATTCGGAGGGGTTGA
- the rsgA gene encoding ribosome small subunit-dependent GTPase A yields MNEGIVMKSTGSWYWVRTLEGEVIKCRLRGKNKLVDKKITNPIAVGDRALLEFTETQDWVIKKILDRSNYVIRESPRKRGHHHLIAANIDQAMLITSLRQPKTSLGFIDRFLVTLEAFRIPGIIVINKTDLYNEAEMEALELTAALYHHIGYPTVFTSFQEGEMGHLDSYFKDKTTLLSGHSGTGKSTLVNLMIDEVHQKTMEVSEFADKGVHTTTFAEMFELEQGGFIIDTPGIKELGLAEIEHSELSHYFPEMRQYIGQCRFNNCMHTGEPGCAVMEALEEGEIPESRFESYLSMLENDDNRR; encoded by the coding sequence ATGAATGAAGGAATAGTGATGAAGTCGACTGGCTCGTGGTACTGGGTCCGAACGCTGGAAGGAGAGGTCATCAAATGTCGGTTGAGAGGTAAAAACAAACTAGTCGATAAAAAGATTACGAATCCTATTGCTGTGGGAGATCGTGCTTTACTGGAATTCACGGAAACGCAAGACTGGGTGATCAAAAAGATCCTGGATCGATCAAACTATGTCATCCGGGAATCACCCCGCAAGCGTGGACACCATCATTTGATTGCGGCTAATATTGATCAGGCGATGCTCATCACTTCTTTACGACAACCCAAAACTTCGCTAGGCTTTATCGATCGATTTCTGGTGACTTTAGAAGCATTCAGGATTCCGGGTATCATTGTGATCAATAAGACGGATCTGTACAACGAAGCGGAGATGGAGGCGCTGGAACTTACCGCGGCTTTGTATCATCATATTGGTTATCCGACTGTTTTCACTTCTTTTCAGGAGGGAGAAATGGGCCATCTCGATTCCTACTTCAAGGATAAAACTACGCTGTTGTCAGGTCATTCTGGTACCGGTAAATCAACCCTGGTGAATCTAATGATCGATGAAGTACATCAGAAAACCATGGAAGTCTCGGAATTTGCAGATAAGGGGGTACACACCACCACTTTTGCGGAGATGTTTGAATTAGAACAAGGAGGATTCATCATTGATACACCTGGGATTAAAGAGCTTGGTCTGGCAGAGATTGAGCACAGTGAGCTTTCGCATTATTTTCCCGAAATGAGGCAATACATTGGGCAATGTCGCTTCAATAACTGTATGCATACGGGCGAACCCGGCTGTGCTGTCATGGAAGCCCTGGAAGAAGGAGAAATCCCGGAAAGTCGCTTTGAAAGCTACCTCAGTATGCTGGAAAATGATGATAATAGGAGGTGA
- a CDS encoding glycosyltransferase N-terminal domain-containing protein yields MYHFFYNAFISIFQWVIFVWGQFNSKVKRSIEGRKRTIPQFQQFRANYKGKVLWVHAASLGEFEQGRPVMEKWRENFADYGIVLTFFSPSGYEIRKDYPHADLVTYLPLDTPGKAKSFLEVLKPEVALFIKYEFWFNLLNEAVKRQVKVVFISTIFRKDQVYFHRGSALFLPLLRKIQHFFVQNEQSKTLLEQHGIEAVTVAGDTRLDRVLSIKETPFSYPLIEEFVAGKPAIILGSTWYSDIEFLAPVLPKLRECFCLIFAPHHIDERSIEQIVELDPEGTTLLSKGDVSGSSHTLIIDEIGSLAKIYRYGRYVYVGGALHEGLHNILEPAVYGLPIFFARHTGNAKFQEALAMEVSGGALSLEAPEEMLQKIEQLEADDEAYISTGQKASTYVEEQAGATDLIFDYLKALA; encoded by the coding sequence GTGTACCACTTCTTTTACAATGCATTCATTTCCATTTTTCAATGGGTGATCTTCGTTTGGGGGCAATTCAACTCGAAGGTGAAGCGCTCCATTGAAGGGCGTAAAAGAACAATCCCACAGTTTCAGCAGTTTCGAGCTAACTATAAAGGAAAAGTTTTATGGGTCCATGCTGCCTCTTTGGGAGAATTTGAACAGGGTAGGCCTGTGATGGAAAAATGGCGTGAAAACTTCGCTGATTATGGTATTGTGCTCACTTTTTTTTCTCCATCTGGATATGAAATCCGAAAAGACTATCCGCATGCGGATTTGGTTACCTATCTACCTCTGGATACGCCAGGGAAAGCTAAATCTTTTTTGGAGGTATTGAAGCCGGAAGTTGCTTTGTTCATCAAGTATGAGTTTTGGTTCAATCTGTTGAATGAAGCTGTTAAGCGACAGGTGAAAGTGGTTTTTATCTCTACAATATTTCGAAAAGATCAGGTTTATTTTCATCGAGGGAGTGCCCTGTTTCTTCCTCTTTTACGGAAGATCCAACACTTTTTTGTGCAGAACGAACAAAGTAAGACCTTGTTGGAACAGCATGGTATCGAAGCTGTAACTGTTGCTGGAGATACGAGATTGGATCGCGTGCTGTCAATCAAAGAAACGCCTTTTAGTTACCCATTGATTGAGGAATTTGTTGCTGGAAAACCTGCGATCATCTTAGGTAGTACCTGGTATTCCGATATTGAATTCTTAGCGCCTGTTTTGCCAAAACTTAGAGAGTGTTTCTGCTTGATTTTTGCTCCTCATCACATTGACGAAAGAAGCATTGAGCAAATTGTGGAATTGGATCCTGAAGGGACTACTTTGCTGTCGAAAGGTGATGTCTCAGGTTCATCCCATACCCTGATCATTGATGAAATTGGCTCGCTTGCCAAGATCTACAGATATGGACGTTATGTTTATGTCGGTGGGGCCCTTCATGAGGGATTACACAATATTTTAGAGCCCGCAGTTTATGGGTTGCCGATCTTTTTTGCCCGTCACACAGGCAATGCCAAGTTTCAGGAAGCCCTTGCGATGGAAGTTTCCGGGGGAGCATTAAGTCTCGAAGCACCGGAAGAAATGCTGCAAAAGATCGAACAACTGGAAGCGGATGATGAAGCGTATATATCTACGGGGCAAAAAGCTTCGACCTATGTAGAAGAACAAGCTGGGGCCACAGACCTTATCTTTGACTACCTAAAAGCACTTGCGTGA
- a CDS encoding DUF6443 domain-containing protein: MSRQKILFLLSLLLITNLTTAQTTTQNYVQTLTARDTISGALIHEQNYPQMVQTDVVYVDGLGRTIQAVMQGASPAGKDLVKMHTYDPIGRQDKDYLPFEASSTSGAYQINVGAGQQGFYANPPTGVATNSYPYSQTLFESSPLNRPLETSASGTAWRSSLHGGTHTVDYAYRFNTVADEIRLITVDQSLGQTMTATTDYAANQLRGTMITDEDGKKRLEFTDKAGKVICKINAIGTADETHTYYVYDNRDLLTFVIPPQAVVEIGTNWNLLNDATFRKQWLFRYQYDHRNRMIEKQVPGAEKVEMVYDKRDRLVMTLDGNRRNVATVSGTNSSGNVEYVENGELIVENYQGKSYVRAPGAKIRFKKPDIYITKAQDFTARKATSAITNENQWLYTKYDALNRPVMTGIKSLALNRQEVQTLIDTNSNYDFSVDYIGNANGNIHGYDDTSYPQASGTQVLTVTYYDNYDFVTDFTWGANYTHSGHYSNTIGLVTGSLTLLLDDQSTSTQAKHLKSVTYYDDRLRPKAQMAENYFGKVDEIVTTYKNDVVPLVASTKTKHRKDGSTTTVDETFTYDHRDRLLTHTHAVVGNGTKTLASNTYNALGQLIEKDLHDDGAPAQSVDYRYNERGWLTTINGGSGTFDDGNDQFGMELKYDDAPNPQYNGNIAQWFWKTNGGGQNENEQLYQYSYDALNRITNAGYGSTDKNGYFAVGGISYDLNGNLLSLTRRSDFIKIDELDYYYEGNQLIQVEDSRSATKGFKDLDSPVGTIEYTYDDNGNMITDTNKGITNIQYNYLNLPQQVTLTDNTKIHYTYDAAGIKHRKTVDDGSPETTTYSSGFHYKDNAIQFVQHAEGRARYNSGSWLYEYNLTDHLGNVRVSVNESGSVVQRQDYYPFGLTFNSSADSPENLYKYNGFEEQKETGWYDYLARKYDPELGRFTSVDPAADLMRRQGPYNYAFNNPIRFIDPDGMMPQESAAYDVTNQTTSVKSTEYNGKQVTQVTSTSTQTSAGEFKITKNNGPTPVGNIRRTISTTTVYINGDGEVVNSDFSQSTSIKKDGEDSFNEISSQGGTVEVSSGTVELDDGSTFDVGPNFSSDVEGIANFNATNDIDFPRAAAQDELDQTNTALGIIGLTPQGKGAIGVLSFITSQTLPSSKEIAKDGFQIQSSQAGNVGPVGLGEPPVVSRGIVSKHLK, translated from the coding sequence GTGTCTCGACAAAAGATTTTATTCCTGCTAAGTCTCTTATTGATAACCAACCTCACCACTGCCCAAACCACCACCCAGAACTACGTCCAGACCCTGACGGCACGAGATACGATCTCTGGTGCACTGATCCATGAGCAGAACTATCCTCAAATGGTGCAAACGGATGTGGTGTACGTCGATGGACTGGGCAGGACCATCCAGGCAGTGATGCAAGGTGCTTCTCCTGCCGGCAAGGACCTGGTGAAGATGCACACCTACGATCCTATCGGTCGGCAGGACAAAGACTACCTGCCCTTTGAAGCGAGTTCGACTTCAGGAGCTTATCAAATTAATGTGGGCGCTGGACAGCAAGGATTCTATGCCAATCCACCTACAGGTGTAGCCACTAATAGCTATCCCTACAGCCAAACCCTGTTCGAAAGCTCACCATTGAACCGACCACTGGAAACCAGCGCTTCTGGTACAGCCTGGAGAAGTTCTTTGCATGGAGGAACACATACGGTAGATTATGCCTATCGATTCAATACAGTCGCTGACGAAATTCGATTGATCACCGTGGATCAGTCTTTAGGTCAGACCATGACGGCCACTACCGATTATGCCGCCAATCAACTTCGAGGCACAATGATTACCGATGAAGATGGCAAAAAGAGGTTGGAGTTTACCGACAAAGCCGGCAAGGTCATATGTAAGATCAATGCAATAGGTACTGCTGATGAGACACATACCTACTATGTCTATGACAATCGCGACCTGCTGACTTTTGTAATCCCACCACAAGCCGTTGTAGAAATAGGTACCAACTGGAACCTTCTCAACGATGCTACCTTCCGCAAGCAATGGCTATTTCGCTATCAATACGATCATCGCAACCGCATGATCGAAAAACAAGTGCCCGGCGCAGAGAAAGTAGAGATGGTCTATGATAAAAGAGATCGACTGGTCATGACCCTGGATGGCAACCGAAGAAATGTAGCGACTGTTTCAGGAACTAATTCGTCTGGCAATGTTGAATATGTGGAAAACGGAGAGCTCATTGTCGAGAACTACCAGGGCAAAAGCTATGTCCGCGCTCCCGGAGCCAAGATTCGATTCAAAAAGCCAGACATCTACATCACCAAGGCACAAGACTTTACCGCAAGAAAAGCCACCAGTGCCATCACCAATGAAAACCAATGGCTATATACCAAGTATGATGCCCTGAACCGGCCTGTCATGACCGGGATCAAATCCTTAGCCCTCAACCGACAGGAGGTACAAACCCTCATTGATACCAACAGCAACTATGACTTCAGTGTGGACTATATCGGAAATGCTAATGGCAACATCCATGGCTATGATGATACCAGCTATCCCCAAGCCTCAGGAACACAAGTACTCACTGTAACCTACTACGACAACTACGATTTTGTGACTGATTTCACCTGGGGAGCCAACTACACCCATTCCGGTCATTATTCAAATACCATAGGACTGGTGACCGGAAGCCTCACCCTGCTATTGGATGATCAAAGTACTTCAACCCAGGCTAAACACCTGAAGTCAGTCACTTACTATGATGACCGATTACGGCCCAAAGCCCAAATGGCAGAAAACTATTTCGGAAAAGTAGATGAGATCGTGACCACTTACAAAAATGACGTAGTGCCACTGGTTGCAAGTACCAAGACAAAACATCGAAAGGATGGATCGACCACTACCGTCGATGAAACATTCACCTATGACCACCGGGATCGGTTACTTACCCATACACATGCTGTTGTAGGAAATGGTACAAAAACGCTGGCTAGCAATACCTACAATGCCCTTGGGCAGTTGATCGAGAAAGACCTGCATGATGATGGGGCACCGGCACAGTCGGTGGATTATCGTTATAATGAGAGAGGTTGGCTCACAACCATCAATGGAGGGTCTGGCACATTCGATGATGGCAATGATCAATTTGGGATGGAATTAAAATACGATGATGCTCCAAATCCTCAGTACAATGGAAATATTGCACAGTGGTTCTGGAAAACAAATGGCGGAGGCCAAAATGAAAACGAGCAATTGTATCAATATTCCTATGATGCCTTGAATAGAATTACTAATGCCGGCTATGGAAGTACAGATAAAAATGGGTATTTTGCTGTAGGAGGTATCTCCTATGATTTGAATGGCAACTTATTGAGCCTGACGAGAAGAAGCGACTTCATTAAAATTGATGAGTTGGACTATTATTATGAAGGGAATCAATTGATTCAGGTAGAAGATAGTCGAAGTGCGACCAAAGGCTTTAAGGATCTGGACTCTCCAGTAGGAACCATAGAGTATACCTATGATGACAATGGCAACATGATTACGGATACCAACAAAGGCATCACCAACATCCAATACAACTACCTGAACCTGCCCCAGCAAGTCACGCTCACAGATAACACCAAGATCCACTACACCTATGATGCGGCCGGCATCAAGCACCGCAAGACAGTAGATGATGGTTCCCCGGAAACAACGACATATTCCAGTGGCTTCCACTACAAAGACAATGCTATACAATTTGTCCAGCATGCCGAAGGCAGGGCCAGATACAACAGCGGTTCATGGTTATACGAATACAACCTCACTGACCACTTAGGTAATGTGCGAGTATCCGTCAATGAATCGGGGAGTGTGGTACAGAGACAAGACTACTATCCTTTCGGCCTCACGTTTAATAGTTCGGCGGATAGTCCAGAAAATCTGTATAAGTACAACGGGTTCGAAGAACAGAAAGAGACAGGATGGTACGATTACTTAGCCCGTAAATATGACCCAGAGCTCGGGCGCTTTACGAGTGTTGATCCGGCAGCTGATCTGATGAGAAGGCAAGGGCCTTACAATTATGCTTTCAATAATCCGATTAGGTTCATTGATCCTGATGGGATGATGCCTCAGGAGTCTGCGGCTTATGATGTTACCAATCAAACAACCAGTGTGAAATCGACGGAATATAATGGTAAACAAGTTACTCAAGTCACTTCAACTTCAACACAGACTAGTGCTGGGGAATTCAAAATCACGAAAAATAATGGTCCAACTCCTGTAGGTAATATCAGAAGAACTATTTCTACAACTACTGTTTATATTAATGGAGACGGTGAAGTTGTAAATAGCGATTTTTCTCAGTCTACTTCAATCAAGAAGGATGGAGAAGACAGTTTTAACGAAATATCTAGTCAAGGAGGCACAGTTGAAGTTAGTAGTGGTACGGTTGAGTTGGATGATGGTTCAACATTTGATGTCGGGCCAAATTTTAGTTCAGATGTCGAAGGAATTGCCAACTTTAACGCAACTAACGATATTGATTTTCCTAGAGCCGCGGCTCAAGATGAACTAGACCAAACAAATACTGCCTTAGGCATAATAGGGTTAACTCCGCAAGGAAAAGGCGCAATTGGTGTTCTGTCATTTATCACTTCACAGACACTGCCAAGTAGTAAAGAAATAGCAAAAGATGGCTTTCAAATACAGTCTTCTCAAGCTGGGAATGTTGGCCCAGTTGGTCTAGGTGAACCTCCTGTTGTTAGTAGAGGTATTGTGTCCAAACATTTAAAATAG
- a CDS encoding RDD family protein, whose protein sequence is MAKFITNQNIEIQLELAGLGDRILAFLIDGAIILAYAILALGIIGISDEVMVAVILIPMMFYSLAFETLSNGQSPGKKVRNIKVVRLNGGSPTFANYLLRWLIRPVDIMMNGAVAIVTIILTKNGQRLGDLVAGTTVVKATRRVQFSDIKAVKKESHEVQFPQVRRLNDKQINLIRKALQTRRDGHNGEGVTELANKIKEILQITTDLPDVKLLYTIISDYEALTAE, encoded by the coding sequence ATGGCCAAATTTATTACTAATCAGAACATAGAAATACAGCTGGAATTGGCTGGTCTTGGCGATCGTATTTTAGCTTTCCTTATTGACGGAGCCATCATCCTGGCCTATGCCATCCTTGCCCTTGGTATTATCGGGATCAGTGACGAAGTAATGGTCGCGGTAATTTTAATACCTATGATGTTCTATAGTCTAGCCTTTGAAACGCTTAGCAATGGTCAATCTCCAGGTAAAAAAGTCAGGAATATCAAAGTCGTGCGGCTGAATGGTGGATCTCCCACATTTGCCAATTACTTATTGAGATGGCTGATCCGGCCAGTCGACATCATGATGAATGGCGCCGTAGCGATTGTGACCATTATTCTTACCAAGAATGGTCAACGATTGGGTGATCTTGTAGCGGGTACTACGGTTGTGAAAGCCACACGGAGGGTACAGTTCAGCGACATTAAGGCTGTAAAAAAAGAATCTCATGAAGTACAATTCCCGCAAGTAAGGCGATTGAACGATAAACAGATCAACCTGATCCGCAAAGCTCTGCAAACAAGGCGCGATGGCCACAATGGCGAAGGAGTGACCGAACTAGCCAATAAGATCAAGGAAATCTTACAAATCACGACGGACTTACCGGATGTAAAACTCCTCTATACCATCATTTCGGATTATGAAGCCCTTACGGCCGAGTAA